The Candidatus Neomarinimicrobiota bacterium genomic sequence GAATTGAGATTGCCGATGTGAGGGCAGCCATGAAAAGTAAAACAAAGAACAGTGTTCCCCATAATGTGCCGGCAGCTAATTGTGGAAACACGGATGGCAAAACAACAAAGATCAAACCTGGGCCTTCAGCGGGATTTGCTCCAAGAGCAAACACCGTTGTGAAGATGGCTACACCAGCTAACATAGCAATAGCTGTATCCAAAAAGAGCACCCACAAGGCTGAATTCAATAAATTTTGTTTTTTATCCAGATAACTGCCATAAGTCATCATGGTTCCCATACCGAGGCTAACAGTAAAAAATGAGTGCCCTAATGCCAGAACAATGGAAGAAGCAGTCAGATCCTCAAAACGAGGGTTAAATAAAAAGGAAATCCCTTTCATACCACCCGGAAGCGTTATTCCACGGATTGCAAGTACAAATAGAAGAACCACAATGAGTGGCATCATAATTGTTGACCATTTTTCAATCCCCCCCTTTACTCCGTTCACAATAACCCAGATACAAAAGCCCATAAATAAAACCTGATAAATTATAGGGCTCCAAGTAGCGCTAGTAAAAGTATTGAACACATTTCCAGCAACATCAGGATTGCCAGCTAACTCATTGAATCCACCGGTTATGGAAACAACAATATATTTTATTATCCATCCACCAACTACACCATAGAACGAAAGAATAACAAAGGCCGAAGCTACACCAAGGTAACCAACGTATTTCCAACTCGAGCCAGGTGCTAACTTCTCAAAAGCACCAACAGGACTCAGTTGTGTTTTACGCCCTATCACGAATTCGGCAATAACGATCGATAAACCAACAATAAGAATACATGCCAGGTATACAAGAGTAAATGCCGCACCGCCATTTTGCCCAGCCATATGGGGATATTTCCAAATATTACCAATGCCGACCGCCGAACCTGATGCGGCCAGGATAAATCCAATTTTAGATCCCCAGCGTTCGCGTTTGTCGGCCATTATTCAGTTCCCTTCATTTAGTTCTCAGTCTCGTCAAACTTTTCATCATTTTCATCAAAATCGGACAGATGACTGTCCACCAGTGCATCAGCCAGATTGTAGATGTACACAAAAGCACTGTACCACGCATACTTGTTTCGATTATCTCGATAATATTCCCTCGATTCCGCGTAAGAACCATCCTCCCATGAATTGTAAGCAGAACGATTGGCCTGGAACTGGTATAGCATCCAGAGTTGGGTTCCAAATATTAGTGCCGCTTTAATCTTTTTTCCGTTATACAGTTGACCACCTCCGGAAATAAGTGAATAGGTCAATGCCCTGCGCGGTGATTTTATCACCACAGATGTTGAGTCCTGCGCTGATGCAGAAGCCGTCAATAGCATTATAAATAAAGCAAATTGCTTCACTGAGTCTGCCCCATGCCTCCGTCCCAGATAGTGAAACCGCCAGGAATCATTTCAACTTCAAAAACTTTATTATTACCTTCGATGATTTCACCGTCAAGGTGCATGGGTAATGGTTCTTCGCTGGTTACCTTCACTTTCTTGGAACGAAGAATTGTTACTTCTTCCAAATCATTTATTTTACCGTTGATTAGTTTGGGAAAGTTCCATACGATCTTC encodes the following:
- a CDS encoding sodium-dependent transporter gives rise to the protein MADKRERWGSKIGFILAASGSAVGIGNIWKYPHMAGQNGGAAFTLVYLACILIVGLSIVIAEFVIGRKTQLSPVGAFEKLAPGSSWKYVGYLGVASAFVILSFYGVVGGWIIKYIVVSITGGFNELAGNPDVAGNVFNTFTSATWSPIIYQVLFMGFCIWVIVNGVKGGIEKWSTIMMPLIVVLLFVLAIRGITLPGGMKGISFLFNPRFEDLTASSIVLALGHSFFTVSLGMGTMMTYGSYLDKKQNLLNSALWVLFLDTAIAMLAGVAIFTTVFALGANPAEGPGLIFVVLPSVFPQLAAGTLWGTLFFVLLFMAALTSAISI